GCCTGCGCCGTTTTCACCGAGCAGTGCGTGAATCTCACCGTGACGCACCCCGAAACTCAGGTCTCTGAGCACTTCCACCGCACCGAACGCCTTGTAGATGTTCTGAAAGCCGATCAGCTCGGTGGCCTCGGCCACAGAAGAGCCGGTCACAGGCAGGCGCTGCAATGCACGGCATCAAGACGCGCCAGCAGCCCCGGCTTCGACAGAAGGGTCCTCCAGCAAACGGCGTTCAGAATTTCAGATGCAGCTCTCCCAGTCAGGACAGGCGGTTCGAACATCTCGCACCTCGCAGATTGTCTTTGCTCCATCATAAGCCGGACCAGGCGGCAGTGCGAATCTGAGCGCAGGTTTCGAACACAGGAGCGGCCCCTTGCACAGCCGTTCAGCGTCTTTGAACGCCTGGATTTCCAGCGTGCTGTGCCCTTGAGGGCGCGGTGATCAAGGCTGCACAGCTTTGACATGGTGGTGTTCGTACCAGACAGCACATGCCGTCCCAGCTGCACGGAAGGCGTGTAATGAGCGGAGTTGGGTGACCCAGGGGTGGTGCGCTGCCGCTGAACAGTTCCTGAAGACCCGAATCTGGCCCGGCGTCCAGCACGTAAGCAGACGTGCAGTTTGCTTGGCAGCCGCGCCTGACAATGCAGTATGAAGTCCAGGCCCCTGCTGTCACTGCTCCTGCTGGGGGGGTGTGTTGGGCTGGCCCATCAGGCTCCGGCTCTCCCTGATCGCCAGATTGCCAGACCTAACCGGCAGTTCGGACTGCCGTTCGCGGGCAACCCTGGCCCCACTACCTGGTTGCTGGGTCAGGGCTACGGCAACACGCTCGGGTCGTACCGGCAGCGGCGCAGCCTGTATGGCAACATCCAGGGCATTCACTTTGGCCTCGACTTCAGCGCTCCCTGCGGGACGTCAGTACGGGCCATCGGCGACGGCACTGTGAGTGAGGTTGACGGGCCACATGGAAGCCCGCCTCACAATCTGGTGATCCGGCATGCGGGTGGCCTCAGCAGCCTGTACGGGCATTTGTTGGAACGGGCCAACGTACGGGTGGGGCAGACAGTCAAGCGCGGGCAGGTGGTGGCCAAGAGCGGCGATTCGCAGGGTACCTGCGTGTCCGCGCCGCACCTGCATCTGGAGATTCGAGATTGGAGTCACCAGCGCCTGTTCAATCCGTTGCCGTACATCGCCGCCGACTGGGACACGCTCGCGCTCGCGGGTGGTTTCGTACGCGGCTACGAGCAGGATCTGAACAACCCGCGCCGCTGGCAGACCCCAGACGACCAGCCACAGGCCCGGCGCGGTGGTCCTCTGCTGAACGAGTACGCCAATCCCTGGCCGCCCGCTCCGGTAGGCGCACGGTGAAGCGGCTGGTCTGGTTGTGCGTCGGCCTGCTGGGGTTGACCGGAGCTGCCACACCCTCGACCCCCAGCGTTCCGAAGGCCAGCCTGACACGCCTGACCAGCGGCGGGTGCTGTAGCGGCACCACCTGGAGTCCTGACAGTAGGGCGCTGCTGTACATCGACAGGCCGCCGGGCGCGGCGAAGGCAGCCATCTACAGCGTGCCTGCGGCAGGGAGCGCGGCCCCCAGCGTGCGGCTGAGCCGCATTGCGTTCTACGCGCCCGATCTGACGTATGCAGGCATTCCGAAGGGCAACACGATGCTCGTTGAGCGGCTGTCGGACCGCAAACAATGGACACTGCCCACCCAGGGCGGGCAACTGCTCTGGGGCCCGGGCGGTCAGGTTGCCTACACCGTCTCGGCGC
The Deinococcus ruber DNA segment above includes these coding regions:
- a CDS encoding M23 family metallopeptidase — its product is MKSRPLLSLLLLGGCVGLAHQAPALPDRQIARPNRQFGLPFAGNPGPTTWLLGQGYGNTLGSYRQRRSLYGNIQGIHFGLDFSAPCGTSVRAIGDGTVSEVDGPHGSPPHNLVIRHAGGLSSLYGHLLERANVRVGQTVKRGQVVAKSGDSQGTCVSAPHLHLEIRDWSHQRLFNPLPYIAADWDTLALAGGFVRGYEQDLNNPRRWQTPDDQPQARRGGPLLNEYANPWPPAPVGAR